One segment of Brassica napus cultivar Da-Ae chromosome C3, Da-Ae, whole genome shotgun sequence DNA contains the following:
- the LOC106352794 gene encoding AUGMIN subunit 1: MSDMTGDTASLSEAKGGSDAARISEVKAWLTSQFEAAGKQVPSFDYTHRSIAHLHNLATASQAKSQAATIVANDFRQKASEYRAQAARVREILESAGMAQESLPSNVVSSAQVLANVANLLNIRDTELSSFLVAMGDISLRKTGVEEKRAKAHKDSNVLLDYTRKAIQRLTYLKKILAQLEDDVVPCESQMENWKTNLEVMAAKEEQYIQQYKKYEMLLNRVGYSPNISHRELVEMAEHRKELEKMTKPVVDTLRSYQDLPPDKALAALAIEDKKRQFAAAEKYLEEVLQSALETSDE, from the exons ATGAGTGACATGACCGGTGATACGGCGTCGTTGAGCGAAGCCAAGGGAGGATCCGACGCCGCGCGGATCTCGGAAGTGAAAGCTTGGCTCACCTCACAGTTCGAAGCCGCCGGGAAACAAGTCCCCAGTTTCGACTACACTCATCGAAGCATCGCACATCTCCACAACCTGGCCACCGCTTCTCAAGCCAAGTCTCAGGCCGCCACCATCGTCGCCAACGACTTCCGTCAAAAGGCTTCCGAGTACCGTGCTCAAG CGGCTCGGGTTAGAGAGATACTGGAGAGTGCGGGAATGGCGCAGGAGAGCTTACCTTCCAACGTGGTCTCTTCAGCTCAAGTTCTTGCAAATGTGGCGAATTTGCTCAACATTAGAGACACTGAACTCAGCAG TTTCCTTGTTGCAATGGGAGATATTTCTCTGAGGAAGACTGGAGTTGAGGAGAAGAGAGCTAAAGCACACAAGGATTCTAATGTGCTTCTTGATTATACGAGGAAAGCGATTCAGAGGCTGACGTATTTGAAGAA AATCCTTGCGCAGTTAGAAGACGATGTAGTCCCTTGTGAATCTCAGATGGAGAATTGGAAAACGAATTTGGAAGTAATGGCAGCCAAGGAGGAACAATACATACAGCAGTACAAGAAGTATGAG ATGTTGCTCAACCGTGTCGGCTACAGTCCTAACATCAGCCACAGAGAGCTTGTGGAAATGGCAGAGCACAGGAAGGAACTGGAGAAGATGACCAAACCCGTCGTTGATACTCTAAGAAGCTACCAGGACTTGCCTCCG GACAAAGCTCTGGCTGCCCTAGCAATAGAAGACAAGAAGAGACAGTTTGCAGCCGCGGAAAAGTATCTGGAAGAAGTATTACAATCTGCTCTTGAGACAAGCGATGAGTGA
- the BNAC03G23310D gene encoding uncharacterized protein BNAC03G23310D, whose protein sequence is MGSNLCCSRHPDTYESTTGNNGDRSLPTGDDKFLSDASTFSVKEQESQLKAARLEEQRLGREAEKVNSWVKHESARFDHLP, encoded by the coding sequence ATGGGCTCAAACTTGTGCTGCTCTCGCCATCCAGATACCTATGAAAGTACCACGGGCAACAACGGTGACCGTAGCTTGCCAACAGGCGATGACAAATTTCTATCGGACGCAAGCACTTTCTCCGTGAAGGAGCAAGAGAGTCAGcttaaggcagcgagattggaGGAGCAAAGACTTGGCCGTGAAGCAGAGAAAGTCAACTCATGGGTCAAACATGAATCAGCCAGGTTCGACCACCTTCCATAG
- the LOC106352791 gene encoding uncharacterized protein At5g39865 isoform X1, with translation MGSSASKTTSSSSSSSLCCSASTSPPVTKLNSKVPSPLSPARVPKAFSFPMPSVHHPPAKEGDTHHLVSLKSTTYGSLHITDLDGASNRQTLPHISLSGNNNNKKIPEPEESRDSLSPDSVINTWELMNDLDDDYLDNGNDSVLSFSELTADHDVGVDGSAMKPDDSYEFVRIEEYEEDWIPLPSKTKQPLWKHLAEESFLSDLDPNIISSYKRALSSKQLGKDTRQTSLLESARLSSRSLEEQEKPRLSETEKDENKIVLYFTSLRGIRKTYEDCYYVRTVLRGYQVAVEERDISMDSKYRKELQIALGEEKPVCLPQVFVRGVHIGGMEEIKKLNDGGELGEMLKGLPVCESLGACECCGDARFVPCTSCGGSTKVFEEQEDAFKRCNGCNENGLVRCKKCCL, from the exons ATGGGTTCCTCTGCTTCTAAgaccacttcttcttcttcttcttcttctttgtgttGCTCGGCGTCAACTTCACCTCCGGTGACGAAACTCAACTCCAAGGTCCCATCGCCGTTGTCGCCTGCCAGGGTTCCTAAAGCTTTCTCATTTCCGATGCCGTCGGTTCATCATCCACCGGCTAAAGAAGGCGACACGCACCACCTCGTCTCTCTCAAGTCCACCACTTACGGTTCTCTTCACATCACCGATCTCGACGGAGCCTCCAACAGACAAACATTGCCTCATATCTCCCTGTCCGGGAATAACAATAACAAGAAGATACCTGAACCAGAGGAGTCACGCGACTCGTTATCTCCTGACTCAGTGATTAACACATGGGAGCTCATGAACGACCTTGACGATGACTATTTGGATAACGGTAACG ATTCGGTTCTATCTTTCTCTGAACTCACCGCGGATCATGACGTTGGTGTTGATGGGTCTGCCATGAAACCGGACGACTCTTACGAGTTCGTGAGAATCGAAGAATATGAGGAAGATTGGATACCACTGCCTTCTAAAACTAAGCAGCCTCTGTGGAAGCatttggctgaagaatcttTTCTCTCTGATTTGGATCCTAACATCATCTCATCTTACAAGAGAGCATTGTCTTCAAAACAACTAGGTAAAGACACGAGACAAACCAGTTTACTAGAATCTGCACGTTTGAGTTCTAGGTCTTTGGAAGAGCAAGAGAAACCAAGACTGTCTGAAACAGAGAAGGATGAGAACAAGATAGTATTATACTTCACTAGCCTCAGAGGAATTCGAAAGACTTATGAGGATTGCTATTACGTAAGGACGGTATTGAGAGGGTATCAGGTTGCGGTAGAGGAACGTGACATCTCAATGGACTCCAAATACAGGAAAGAGCTTCAGATTGCACTAGGAGAAGAGAAACCGGTTTGTTTGCCTCAGGTGTTCGTAAGAGGAGTCCACATTGGTGGAATGGAGGAGATCAAGAAACTCAACGATGGAGGTGAACTGGGAGAGATGTTAAAAGGGCTTCCTGTTTGTGAATCACTGGGAGCTTGTGAATGCTGTGGAGATGCAAGGTTTGTGCCGTGTACTAGTTGTGGCGGTAGCACCAAAGTGTTTGAGGAACAAGAAGATGCGTTTAAGAGATGCAACGGATGCAATGAGAATGGATTGGTACGTTGTAAGAAATGTTGTCTCTAG
- the LOC106352791 gene encoding uncharacterized protein At5g39865 isoform X2 — protein sequence MGSSASKTTSSSSCCSASTSPPVTKLNSKVPSPLSPARVPKAFSFPMPSVHHPPAKEGDTHHLVSLKSTTYGSLHITDLDGASNRQTLPHISLSGNNNNKKIPEPEESRDSLSPDSVINTWELMNDLDDDYLDNGNDSVLSFSELTADHDVGVDGSAMKPDDSYEFVRIEEYEEDWIPLPSKTKQPLWKHLAEESFLSDLDPNIISSYKRALSSKQLGKDTRQTSLLESARLSSRSLEEQEKPRLSETEKDENKIVLYFTSLRGIRKTYEDCYYVRTVLRGYQVAVEERDISMDSKYRKELQIALGEEKPVCLPQVFVRGVHIGGMEEIKKLNDGGELGEMLKGLPVCESLGACECCGDARFVPCTSCGGSTKVFEEQEDAFKRCNGCNENGLVRCKKCCL from the exons ATGGGTTCCTCTGCTTCTAAgaccacttcttcttcttcgtgttGCTCGGCGTCAACTTCACCTCCGGTGACGAAACTCAACTCCAAGGTCCCATCGCCGTTGTCGCCTGCCAGGGTTCCTAAAGCTTTCTCATTTCCGATGCCGTCGGTTCATCATCCACCGGCTAAAGAAGGCGACACGCACCACCTCGTCTCTCTCAAGTCCACCACTTACGGTTCTCTTCACATCACCGATCTCGACGGAGCCTCCAACAGACAAACATTGCCTCATATCTCCCTGTCCGGGAATAACAATAACAAGAAGATACCTGAACCAGAGGAGTCACGCGACTCGTTATCTCCTGACTCAGTGATTAACACATGGGAGCTCATGAACGACCTTGACGATGACTATTTGGATAACGGTAACG ATTCGGTTCTATCTTTCTCTGAACTCACCGCGGATCATGACGTTGGTGTTGATGGGTCTGCCATGAAACCGGACGACTCTTACGAGTTCGTGAGAATCGAAGAATATGAGGAAGATTGGATACCACTGCCTTCTAAAACTAAGCAGCCTCTGTGGAAGCatttggctgaagaatcttTTCTCTCTGATTTGGATCCTAACATCATCTCATCTTACAAGAGAGCATTGTCTTCAAAACAACTAGGTAAAGACACGAGACAAACCAGTTTACTAGAATCTGCACGTTTGAGTTCTAGGTCTTTGGAAGAGCAAGAGAAACCAAGACTGTCTGAAACAGAGAAGGATGAGAACAAGATAGTATTATACTTCACTAGCCTCAGAGGAATTCGAAAGACTTATGAGGATTGCTATTACGTAAGGACGGTATTGAGAGGGTATCAGGTTGCGGTAGAGGAACGTGACATCTCAATGGACTCCAAATACAGGAAAGAGCTTCAGATTGCACTAGGAGAAGAGAAACCGGTTTGTTTGCCTCAGGTGTTCGTAAGAGGAGTCCACATTGGTGGAATGGAGGAGATCAAGAAACTCAACGATGGAGGTGAACTGGGAGAGATGTTAAAAGGGCTTCCTGTTTGTGAATCACTGGGAGCTTGTGAATGCTGTGGAGATGCAAGGTTTGTGCCGTGTACTAGTTGTGGCGGTAGCACCAAAGTGTTTGAGGAACAAGAAGATGCGTTTAAGAGATGCAACGGATGCAATGAGAATGGATTGGTACGTTGTAAGAAATGTTGTCTCTAG